The Phaseolus vulgaris cultivar G19833 chromosome 5, P. vulgaris v2.0, whole genome shotgun sequence genomic interval ttgcaaagaaatcCTCAAGAAATTTGAGATGGAGAGTTGTAAAGAAGCTAGTACACCTATGCCTTCAAGTTGTtatatggatgcagatgctgctggaaaaaGGGTAGATCAAATGAAATATAGaggtttaattggttctttaCTCTATCTCACAACAAGTAGACCGAATGTCATGTTTGTCgtgtgtctttgtgcaagatatcaagcaaatccaaaggaatctcaCCTTAAGGCTGCAAAAATAATTctcaaatatctcaaaggaactaccaatgttggtctatggtatccttcttACTCTTCTATACACTTAATTGgatattcagattctgattttgcagggtgtaagctggACCAAAGAAGCACAAGTGGTACTTGTCATCTTTTTGGATCAAGTCTCATTTCTTGGCTTAGTAAGAAACAAGcctgtgtagctctttccactgcagAAGCATAATACATTGCTGCTGGGAGCTGTTGTGTACAAATTCTTTGGCTTAAACAGCagcttgcagattttggtttgaagatcagcaaggttcctttgcTTTGTCAGaacacaagtgctataaatctcaccaaaaatcagattcagcactcaagaacaaagcacattgagattcgtcatcacttcataagagatcatgtgaacaatggagattgtgaGATGAAATTCATTGAAAGAAAACTACAACTTGCTGATATATTGGCAAAACCTTTGCCAAAAGAcaggtttttctttttaagaaatgagttaggtattcttgactCTCAAACTCTCTTTTAAACTCTTTTCTCTGcataaagtctatttgtgaagacaatagggggagaatatggTTATATGGTTTCTATGTTGCTCTACAAACTGTTATAACtctttaaatttatgtttttaagttatttttgcttttgctaataaaaacaaccgattgaataaaagaaacaaccggttgtttctcTAATATTGTTGTTTGTTTTGGATGGTTTTCTTCTTTTGTGATTATACAGAAAATTAGTTGTGGTATGATCATAACTTGCTATGAGAGGGATTGCatagttttttgttttgtagGTGCAATTTCAGATTGAATCTagatcaacacaagcaactagggatttgtcttcatcaaatagggggagattgttgatcaagagtgatcaagtgctttgaagaatccaaatccaaagtgtttgatgaaaggctggtgttgctgttgtgtttgggtgggatctgggtagaatagaatgtgatccactcattttgttgaatctaaagctgatgtgatttaaaacctttttgaaatcaagtgtttttccaactaagtgaaaaacaacctgttgttttgtcgaatcaaccggttgttttactcttaggagttttgaaaaggttgaaaattgttttagtttggttgacttaactgtcaaaccaaacaatcggttgtttcgtggtttcaacccaTTGTTTCTTTGGAAAgcctaacaaaattctgttttgaatgttgaatttgctttaaatgtttttcaactgaatacgctccttcattaattgctttgaccaatgTGTTGAaagtataaatggtttgtttatgttttcaaacaaaaagAGAAACAGTTTTCAGTTTGAGAGATTTTGTTTctagatttgaacattcacatcaagctttggttTTTCAAAGAGCGTAGAATAGGATTggaattgtattgatttcagtttgtactatgaacaagtgtaatcccttctAAACCTCCTGTATTTCTGGTGTGTTGTgaccaaggagtgttgtgtgttcttgaggtggtcaagatcaatactcttggtgtgttttgcaaaagggagtgtgtttcttgaagggttcaaggtcactactttggtggtttgtttgttgtaatctggtttgattgcttagtggattacctagtggttttctggggactggatgtagctcttggcttaggagtgaaccaatataaactatTGGTGTATCTCTATC includes:
- the LOC137834205 gene encoding uncharacterized mitochondrial protein AtMg00810-like, with amino-acid sequence MIEKTLFIKKANSEIILVQIYVDDIIFGATKDSLCEEFVAAMQGEFEMSMMGELSFFLGLQVKQSKDGIFLCQSKYCKEILKKFEMESCKEASTPMPSSCYMDADAAGKRVDQMKYRGLIGSLLYLTTSRPNVMFVVCLCARYQANPKESHLKAAKIILKYLKGTTNVGLWYPSYSSIHLIGYSDSDFAGCKLDQRSTSGTCHLFGSSLISWLSKKQACVALSTAEA